The following are encoded together in the Thunnus maccoyii chromosome 18, fThuMac1.1, whole genome shotgun sequence genome:
- the LOC121884518 gene encoding E3 ubiquitin-protein ligase CHIP-like: MSDSPEKSASVSAQELKEQGNRLFLNRKYLEAAACYSKAITHSPVPAYYTNRALCFVKLQQYDKALADCRHALELDSQSVKAHFFMGQCHLEMENYDEAIGNLQKAYNLAKEQRLNFGDDIPSALRIAKKKRWNSLEERRINQESELHAYLTKLILAEKKRELEGCRQKQEDKSDDSRIQHNLNEIHTKHDKFLSDMEELFSQVDEKRKKREIPDFLCGKISFELMREPCITPSGVTYDRKDIEEHLQRVGHFDPVTRSPLTQDQLIPNLAMKEVIDAFILENGWVEDY, translated from the exons ATGTCCGACAGCCCGGAGAAGAGCGCCTCGGTGTCGGCTCAGGAGCTGAAGGAGCAGGGAAACCGCCTCTTCCTCAACCGCAAGTACCTGGAGGCTGCTGCCTGCTACAGCAAAGCTATT ACCCACAGTCCCGTCCCAGCGTACTACACTAACAGAGCTTTGTGCTTCGTGAAGCTGCAGCAGTACGACAAAGCTCTGGCAGACTGCAGACACGCTCTGGAGCTGGACAGCCAGTCGGTCAAAGCTCACTTCTTCATGGGTCAGTGTCACCTGGAGATGGAGAACTATGACGAAGCCATCGGCAACCTGCAGAAAG ctTATAACCTGGCAAAGGAGCAGCGTCTGAACTTTGGTGATGACATTCCCAGCGCTCTCCGGATAGCGAAGAAGAAACGGTGGAACAGCCTGGAGGAGCGGAGGATCAACCAGGAGAGCGAGCTGCACGCCTACCTCACCAAACTCATCCTGGCCGAGAAAAAGAG AGAGCTGGAGggctgcagacagaaacaagagGACAAGTCTGACGACAGCAGAATTCAGCACAATCTCAACGAAATCCACACAAAACAT GACAAGTTCCTTTCAGACATGGAGGAGCTGTTCTCTCAAGTAGACGAGAAGAGGAAG AAGCGGGAGATCCCGGACTTCCTGTGTGGAAAGATCAGCTTTGAGTTGATGAGAGAGCCGTGCATCACTCCCAGCGGTGTCACTTACGACCGGAAAGACATCGAAGAGCACTTACAG CGAGTCGGCCATTTTGACCCAGTGACGCGTAGCCCACTGACCCAAGATCAACTCATCCCCAACCTGGCCATGAAGGAAGTCATTGATGCGTTTATTTTGGAGAACGGATGGGTGGAGGACTACTGA